In Streptomyces alboniger, the following are encoded in one genomic region:
- a CDS encoding PadR family transcriptional regulator yields MLELAILGFLYDASLHGYELRKRITALTGHVRPVAESTLYPAIKRLEKAGLLARETQPGVVAAPRHVLTLTPDGRQELRERLAAPARGDITDENRWFTLLAFLRHLDDEEAQAAVLRRRLEFLEEPASFFYDGERPLSAEELDDPFRRGILTIARATSKAELAWLRTTLTSLGGGGR; encoded by the coding sequence ATGCTCGAATTGGCCATCCTCGGCTTCCTCTACGACGCCTCCCTGCACGGGTATGAACTGCGCAAGCGCATCACCGCACTCACCGGGCACGTACGACCCGTCGCGGAGAGCACGCTGTACCCCGCCATCAAGCGGCTGGAGAAGGCGGGACTGCTCGCCCGCGAGACACAGCCCGGAGTGGTCGCGGCGCCGCGCCACGTGCTCACTCTCACACCGGACGGCAGGCAGGAGCTGCGCGAGCGGCTCGCGGCCCCGGCACGGGGGGACATCACCGACGAGAACCGCTGGTTCACGCTTCTCGCCTTCCTGCGCCACCTGGACGACGAGGAGGCCCAGGCGGCGGTACTGCGCAGGCGGCTGGAGTTTCTGGAAGAGCCCGCGAGCTTCTTCTACGACGGCGAACGGCCGCTCAGCGCGGAAGAGCTCGACGACCCCTTCCGGCGCGGCATCCTCACGATCGCCCGCGCGACCAGCAAGGCAGAACTCGCCTGGCTGCGCACGACCTTGACGTCACTCGGCGGGGGAGGACGCTGA
- a CDS encoding MHYT domain-containing protein, whose product MGHLDHATFGWLTPVLSYAMACIGAALGLRCTVRALGASGRSRRNWLITAASALGTGIWTMHFVAMLGFGVTGTEIHYNVPLTTLSLLVAMAVVGAGVFAVGYGRVRGRALALGGLTTGLGVASMHYLGMAALHLHGDVRYDPVLVGLSVVFAVVAATAALWAALNIKSALAVAGASLLMGGAVSSMHYTGMLAVSVRVTPSEAALPGATTMQFIFPLAVGLGSYLFLTLAFVALSPTEGEREASASAQRPVRAAAR is encoded by the coding sequence ATGGGACACCTGGACCACGCCACCTTCGGCTGGCTTACCCCCGTGCTGTCGTACGCGATGGCCTGTATCGGTGCCGCCCTGGGGCTGCGCTGCACCGTCCGTGCGCTGGGCGCCTCGGGGCGTTCACGCAGGAACTGGCTCATCACCGCCGCCTCCGCGCTCGGTACCGGCATCTGGACGATGCACTTCGTGGCGATGCTCGGCTTCGGAGTCACCGGCACGGAGATCCACTACAACGTGCCGCTGACCACCCTGAGCCTCCTGGTCGCTATGGCCGTCGTGGGCGCCGGTGTCTTCGCCGTCGGGTACGGCCGGGTCCGGGGGCGGGCACTCGCGCTCGGCGGGCTCACCACGGGCCTGGGTGTCGCGAGCATGCACTACCTGGGCATGGCGGCCCTGCACCTGCACGGCGACGTGCGGTACGACCCCGTGCTCGTCGGCCTCTCCGTAGTCTTCGCCGTCGTCGCGGCGACCGCCGCCTTGTGGGCCGCACTCAATATCAAATCGGCGCTCGCGGTCGCTGGGGCATCGCTTCTCATGGGCGGGGCGGTGAGCAGCATGCACTACACCGGGATGCTCGCGGTCAGTGTGCGCGTCACGCCCTCCGAAGCCGCCCTGCCCGGAGCCACGACGATGCAGTTCATTTTCCCCCTCGCCGTCGGCCTCGGGTCCTATCTGTTCCTGACTCTGGCTTTCGTCGCGCTGTCCCCCACAGAGGGGGAGCGAGAGGCCTCCGCGTCCGCCCAGCGACCGGTCCGGGCCGCGGCCCGATAG
- a CDS encoding DUF6397 family protein, giving the protein MSSDTITQKTAATAVRSSMTLSGAARGLGLKRGEFDLAVVLGRICTVGDGAGGQRRVTHEEIERVRGSEGFPESLRAGIRAVGTTEGAGLMDISPGRFTRLARVGALTPVKFYLNRYRAVVWLYLAEELRQFAETEANAELLTGRLPGTLRARLEEGQDLRARNWRGRHADFLLRQSEDPWERVAAMASLLDPVQLAEIIRDPYERAYLNRLKPVPRTSGAPDSPVARIVERITTADDPDEIRWLRSSLLIGLVQARAQRPAPRPAPRPAQESAPLAREPEPPVDAVIDASVQEPRGLLQWLRRRRA; this is encoded by the coding sequence ATGTCAAGTGACACGATCACGCAGAAGACCGCCGCGACAGCCGTTCGGTCGTCGATGACGCTGAGCGGAGCCGCGAGGGGACTGGGCCTCAAGCGGGGCGAGTTCGACCTCGCGGTAGTGCTGGGCCGAATCTGCACCGTCGGGGACGGGGCCGGCGGTCAGCGACGCGTCACGCACGAGGAGATCGAACGCGTGCGCGGAAGCGAAGGATTCCCCGAGTCGCTGCGAGCGGGCATCAGAGCCGTGGGTACGACAGAGGGAGCAGGGCTCATGGACATCAGCCCGGGCCGCTTCACCCGACTCGCCCGAGTCGGCGCGCTGACCCCGGTGAAGTTCTATCTGAACAGGTACCGAGCTGTCGTCTGGCTCTATCTCGCCGAGGAACTGAGGCAGTTCGCCGAGACCGAGGCCAATGCCGAGTTGCTCACCGGACGTCTGCCCGGAACACTGCGCGCACGACTTGAAGAAGGCCAGGACCTGAGGGCGCGCAACTGGCGCGGCCGCCACGCGGACTTCCTGCTGAGGCAGTCCGAGGATCCGTGGGAGCGCGTTGCCGCCATGGCCTCGCTGCTGGATCCAGTGCAACTCGCGGAGATCATCAGGGATCCGTACGAACGTGCCTACCTCAACCGTCTCAAGCCCGTGCCGCGTACCAGCGGAGCGCCGGACTCGCCCGTGGCACGGATCGTGGAGAGGATCACGACCGCGGACGATCCGGACGAGATCCGGTGGCTGCGCTCCAGCCTGCTGATCGGCCTCGTCCAGGCACGCGCGCAACGCCCGGCGCCCCGCCCCGCACCACGGCCCGCGCAGGAATCAGCGCCTCTCGCACGGGAGCCCGAGCCACCGGTGGACGCCGTGATCGATGCCTCGGTGCAGGAGCCGCGTGGCCTGTTGCAGTGGCTGCGCCGCAGGCGGGCGTAG
- a CDS encoding tetratricopeptide repeat protein, which translates to MNGNVVDDRDQVLGEAVRLREAGRREEARERLVALSARFPQDTEVAYQTAWVHDTLGLEAEAVPYYERALAGPGLSADDRRGALLGLGSTYRILGRYEEAVATLGDAAAEFPDDGALRTFLAMALYNTGRTHDAMEMLLTLLAATSKDPGIAGYRPAIEEYAKDLDATM; encoded by the coding sequence TTGAACGGGAATGTGGTCGACGACAGGGATCAGGTGCTCGGCGAGGCCGTTCGCCTGCGCGAAGCGGGCCGGAGGGAGGAAGCCCGAGAGCGGCTTGTCGCCCTCTCCGCACGGTTCCCCCAGGACACGGAAGTCGCGTACCAGACCGCGTGGGTCCATGACACGCTCGGCCTGGAGGCCGAGGCGGTCCCGTACTACGAGCGGGCGCTCGCCGGACCGGGGTTGTCCGCCGACGACCGCCGCGGGGCACTCCTGGGCCTCGGCAGCACCTACCGGATCCTCGGCCGCTACGAGGAGGCCGTCGCCACACTCGGCGACGCGGCGGCCGAGTTTCCCGACGACGGCGCGCTCAGGACGTTCCTGGCCATGGCGCTGTACAACACCGGCCGAACACATGACGCGATGGAGATGCTCCTGACGTTGCTCGCCGCCACGAGCAAGGATCCGGGGATCGCGGGTTACCGGCCCGCCATCGAGGAGTACGCCAAGGACCTCGACGCGACGATGTAG
- a CDS encoding winged helix DNA-binding domain-containing protein, whose translation MVRRIDVAERRARLASRHRLTADTRADDPVEVARSLLALHGTDPSSVYVGAWARMRDGRVRDVERALYEDRSLIRLMGMRRTVFVTSLDVAPVLQAACSRAVAARERRLLLTMLLESGVAADAAGVQAWLAETETVAVRALKERGEATAAELAGDDPRLGTELVMARGKSYEGRQKLASRLLLLLAAEGLVVRGRPRGTWTSHQYRWAPLTEWFPAGLADWATQEAEVELARRWLRTFGPAPADDLRWWAGWTKTQTKRALTELRPVEVDLDGVTGLLLPDDVVETARPEPWAALLPALDSTPMGWQNRGWFLGDHGPRLFDRNGNIGPSLWWNGRVVGGWAQDKQGEIVCRFLEDVGADARSAVRVEAERLAARLGGVRLTARTRGRTWLEEELAT comes from the coding sequence ATGGTGCGGCGGATCGATGTGGCCGAACGCCGGGCGCGGCTGGCTTCGCGCCATCGGTTGACGGCCGATACCAGGGCGGACGATCCGGTCGAGGTGGCGCGGTCTCTGCTGGCACTGCACGGAACCGATCCGTCGTCGGTGTACGTGGGCGCCTGGGCCCGTATGCGGGATGGTCGTGTGCGGGACGTGGAGCGGGCGCTGTACGAGGACCGGTCGTTGATCCGGTTGATGGGGATGCGGCGCACGGTCTTCGTGACGTCCCTTGACGTCGCTCCCGTGTTGCAGGCCGCGTGCTCGCGCGCGGTGGCCGCCCGGGAGCGTCGTCTCCTGCTGACGATGCTGCTGGAGTCCGGCGTCGCCGCCGACGCGGCCGGAGTCCAGGCGTGGCTGGCGGAGACCGAGACGGTGGCGGTGCGGGCGCTCAAGGAGCGGGGCGAGGCGACGGCGGCCGAGTTGGCGGGCGACGACCCGCGTCTGGGCACGGAGCTGGTAATGGCACGCGGCAAGAGCTACGAGGGCCGGCAGAAACTGGCCAGCAGGCTCCTTCTGCTGCTCGCCGCAGAAGGCCTTGTCGTGCGTGGACGCCCGCGTGGCACGTGGACCTCGCATCAGTACCGCTGGGCCCCTCTGACGGAGTGGTTTCCCGCAGGACTCGCCGACTGGGCCACCCAGGAGGCCGAGGTCGAGCTTGCCCGGCGCTGGCTGCGGACGTTCGGTCCCGCTCCGGCGGATGATCTGCGCTGGTGGGCCGGGTGGACCAAGACCCAAACGAAGCGGGCACTCACTGAGCTGCGCCCCGTCGAGGTCGACTTGGACGGAGTGACGGGCCTGCTCCTTCCCGACGATGTGGTGGAGACCGCCCGGCCCGAGCCATGGGCGGCCCTGCTGCCCGCCCTCGACTCGACCCCGATGGGCTGGCAGAACCGCGGCTGGTTTCTCGGCGACCATGGCCCTCGCCTGTTCGACAGGAACGGCAATATCGGTCCGTCCCTGTGGTGGAACGGCCGCGTCGTCGGCGGCTGGGCCCAGGACAAGCAAGGTGAGATCGTCTGCCGTTTTCTCGAGGACGTGGGAGCGGACGCGCGGAGCGCGGTTCGGGTCGAGGCCGAGCGCCTCGCCGCGCGCCTGGGCGGAGTGCGGCTTACCGCGCGTACTCGAGGCCGCACATGGCTCGAGGAGGAGCTGGCCACTTGA
- a CDS encoding GTP-binding protein → MGSERSDATDGETAAMALKILVAGGFGVGKTTLVGAVSEIRPLRTEELLSEAGQSVDDTEGIDRKTTTTVAMDFGRITIRSGLSLYLFGTPGQDRFWFLWDELSQGALGAVVLADTRRLEDCFPAVDYFEHRRIPFVVAVNCFAHARTYGAQDVSRALDLDRGTPVVLCDARDRDSGKEVLIRLVEYAGRMHAARLLDSVG, encoded by the coding sequence ATGGGCTCCGAGCGCTCTGACGCCACGGACGGCGAAACCGCCGCCATGGCGCTGAAGATTCTGGTGGCAGGCGGCTTCGGGGTGGGCAAGACCACCCTGGTGGGCGCGGTCAGCGAGATCCGCCCCCTGCGCACCGAGGAACTGCTCAGCGAGGCAGGCCAATCGGTGGACGACACCGAGGGCATCGACCGCAAGACCACCACGACCGTCGCCATGGACTTCGGCCGCATCACCATCAGGTCCGGCCTGTCGCTGTACCTCTTCGGCACTCCGGGACAGGACCGTTTCTGGTTCCTGTGGGACGAGCTTTCGCAGGGCGCCCTCGGCGCCGTCGTCCTCGCGGACACCCGGCGGCTCGAGGACTGCTTCCCGGCCGTGGACTATTTCGAACACCGCCGCATCCCGTTCGTCGTGGCCGTCAACTGCTTCGCGCACGCCCGTACGTACGGCGCGCAGGACGTCTCACGCGCCCTTGACCTCGACCGCGGCACTCCCGTGGTGCTGTGCGACGCACGGGATCGCGACTCGGGAAAGGAGGTGCTGATTCGTCTGGTCGAGTACGCCGGGCGGATGCATGCCGCCCGGCTGCTCGACTCGGTGGGCTGA
- a CDS encoding class I SAM-dependent methyltransferase: protein MSDDPTQVQDFFTARAADWDTRFPDDGPAYQAAVAELGLRPGSRVLDAGCGTGRALPALRGAVGPSGVVLGADLTPAMLEAARQAGRDRDGQLLLADVARLPLLSGALDAVFGAGLISHLPDPADNLRELRRVVRPGGLLALFHPIGRAALAARQGRQITPDDLRAEANLGSLLAGSGWRMTSYVDEDARFLALALREG from the coding sequence ATGAGCGACGATCCGACACAGGTCCAGGACTTCTTCACAGCCCGCGCCGCCGACTGGGACACCCGCTTCCCCGATGACGGGCCGGCCTACCAGGCCGCCGTGGCCGAACTCGGACTCCGTCCGGGCTCTCGCGTGCTCGACGCCGGATGCGGCACGGGGCGCGCCCTACCGGCCCTCAGAGGCGCCGTGGGGCCATCGGGAGTGGTACTCGGCGCCGATCTGACGCCCGCCATGCTGGAGGCCGCCAGACAGGCGGGCAGGGATCGCGACGGGCAGCTTCTGCTGGCCGACGTCGCACGGTTGCCGCTGCTGTCCGGGGCACTCGACGCCGTTTTCGGTGCCGGGCTGATCTCGCATCTGCCGGATCCGGCGGACAACCTTCGGGAGTTGAGGCGGGTGGTGCGTCCTGGCGGGCTGCTCGCCCTCTTCCACCCGATCGGCCGGGCCGCGCTCGCGGCTCGCCAGGGGCGGCAGATCACGCCGGACGATCTCCGGGCGGAGGCCAATCTCGGCTCCCTCCTCGCCGGCTCCGGCTGGCGGATGACGTCGTATGTCGACGAGGATGCCCGCTTCCTTGCCTTGGCCCTGCGCGAGGGCTGA
- a CDS encoding sensor histidine kinase — translation MRTSRRNQDPDPDLDSDDGTAPSPPARGRRAHAGPPADELSDKEKKFTGPHHQEMPPRAGRWRVRPRTVRAKIVCLLMVPVVSLLALWGYATVSTAQDVARLRQLQRVHAEVRAPVDAALTSLQAERAAAVRYATERGAARGEALEKQATRTDRAVAKLRLGDHRTVADGAGLPAGVVDRLGAFVNGAENLRSLRTDVLDRRKGWDAVYTQYTKTISQAFAVGGALTGMHDSEPGSHARVLLEFSRASEMLAREDAVLAAARRFGTLDGKRLRLFTGAVDTRRALSQAAVADLRGPERAAWRSLEEGSEYGDLQAVEDKVLAAEPGREALAAAPARGWGRTYAAVRNELHQIEESADSGAVDRTDPFTHGVLTPAGAAVLLGLAAVAASLVISVRIGRGLVIELVSLRNGALEIARRKLPNAMRRLRAGEEIDIHAEAPPRPPVEDETGQVSEALDTVHRAALHAAIERAELASGISGVFVNLARRSQILVHRQLNLLDTMERRADDPDELSDLFRLDHLTTRMRRHAESLIILSGAAPGRAWRMPVSLTDVVRAAVSEVEDYARVEVRQLPTASVLGTAVADLTHLLAELVENAAQFSPPHTKVRVSGEPVGNGYALEVEDRGLGMGPDMLAEANRRIEHSEALDLFDSDQLGLFVVSRLTARHGIKVQLRTSPYGGTTAVVLLPTALLHSVTAENAEAHTGRRMNGTPVPAAASHPALPIATQPPPPGVTALRPPRGRDDGPYVCRPYDAGSLDIASTDIREGDVASAGDQELDIASADAQEAADALPRRLRQASLAPQLRERHSADAGGPTDDRADEQRSPEQVRDRMTAYRDGWARGGGPRPGVVGSVPDISGPVPGRDSSEGDPA, via the coding sequence ATGCGTACATCCCGTAGAAACCAAGACCCTGACCCGGACCTCGACTCCGACGACGGCACCGCGCCGTCGCCACCGGCACGCGGCCGCCGCGCCCACGCCGGGCCGCCCGCCGACGAACTTTCCGACAAGGAGAAGAAGTTCACCGGCCCGCACCATCAGGAAATGCCCCCGCGCGCGGGGCGGTGGCGTGTACGGCCCCGCACCGTACGCGCCAAGATCGTGTGCTTGCTGATGGTGCCGGTCGTCTCGCTGCTCGCCCTTTGGGGATACGCGACGGTCAGTACGGCACAGGACGTGGCACGCCTGCGGCAGTTGCAGCGCGTGCACGCCGAAGTGCGGGCCCCTGTAGACGCGGCCCTGACCTCGCTCCAGGCGGAACGTGCCGCCGCCGTGCGGTACGCGACCGAACGCGGCGCCGCCCGTGGTGAGGCACTGGAGAAGCAGGCGACGCGTACGGACCGGGCCGTGGCCAAGCTGCGCCTGGGCGACCATCGGACCGTCGCCGACGGAGCGGGACTGCCGGCAGGAGTGGTGGATCGACTCGGCGCGTTTGTGAATGGGGCCGAGAACCTGCGCTCCCTGCGGACCGACGTACTGGACCGTCGTAAGGGCTGGGACGCGGTGTACACCCAGTACACGAAAACGATCTCGCAGGCCTTCGCCGTGGGTGGCGCGCTCACTGGTATGCACGACTCCGAACCGGGCTCCCACGCGCGCGTGCTGCTCGAATTCTCCAGGGCGAGCGAGATGCTGGCTCGCGAGGACGCCGTGCTCGCGGCGGCACGGCGGTTCGGCACGCTGGACGGCAAGCGGCTCCGGCTGTTCACCGGTGCCGTAGACACCCGCAGGGCCCTGAGCCAAGCGGCGGTCGCGGACCTCCGTGGGCCCGAGCGAGCCGCGTGGCGCAGCCTAGAGGAGGGAAGCGAGTACGGCGACCTACAGGCGGTCGAGGACAAGGTGCTGGCCGCGGAGCCCGGCCGCGAGGCCTTGGCTGCAGCTCCTGCGCGCGGCTGGGGAAGGACTTACGCAGCCGTGCGGAACGAACTCCACCAGATCGAGGAATCGGCGGACAGCGGCGCCGTGGACCGGACCGATCCGTTCACCCACGGCGTGCTCACCCCGGCGGGCGCCGCCGTTCTTCTCGGCCTCGCAGCCGTCGCCGCCTCCCTGGTCATCTCCGTACGCATCGGCCGAGGCCTCGTCATCGAATTGGTCAGTCTGCGCAACGGCGCCTTGGAGATCGCTCGCCGCAAGCTCCCGAACGCCATGCGGCGGCTGCGTGCCGGGGAGGAGATCGACATCCATGCAGAGGCACCGCCGAGGCCGCCCGTCGAGGACGAGACCGGGCAGGTGTCCGAAGCACTCGACACAGTCCACCGGGCGGCGCTGCACGCGGCGATCGAGCGTGCGGAGCTCGCCAGCGGGATTTCCGGAGTGTTCGTCAATCTGGCCCGCAGGAGCCAGATCCTCGTGCACCGCCAACTCAACCTCCTCGACACCATGGAGCGCAGGGCCGACGACCCCGACGAACTCAGCGACCTCTTCCGCCTCGACCACTTGACGACCCGGATGAGACGTCACGCGGAAAGCCTGATCATCCTCTCCGGAGCCGCACCGGGCCGGGCATGGAGGATGCCGGTGTCCCTGACGGACGTGGTCCGCGCGGCGGTCTCCGAAGTCGAGGACTACGCGCGCGTGGAGGTTCGCCAGCTCCCCACGGCCTCGGTCCTCGGAACAGCGGTCGCCGACCTCACGCACCTCCTGGCCGAACTCGTCGAGAACGCCGCGCAGTTCTCTCCGCCCCACACCAAGGTGCGCGTCAGCGGTGAACCGGTCGGCAACGGCTACGCCCTGGAAGTGGAGGACCGCGGCCTCGGCATGGGGCCGGACATGCTCGCCGAGGCCAACCGCCGCATCGAGCACTCCGAAGCGCTCGACCTCTTCGACAGCGACCAACTGGGGCTCTTCGTAGTCAGCAGGCTCACCGCTCGGCACGGCATCAAGGTGCAGCTGCGTACATCTCCCTACGGAGGGACCACCGCGGTCGTGCTGTTGCCCACCGCACTGCTGCACAGCGTCACGGCGGAGAACGCGGAGGCGCACACGGGGCGGCGCATGAACGGCACTCCCGTTCCGGCTGCCGCATCCCACCCCGCCTTGCCGATTGCGACGCAACCCCCACCACCAGGTGTCACCGCCTTACGGCCCCCGAGGGGCCGGGATGACGGGCCGTACGTGTGCCGGCCGTACGACGCCGGATCGCTCGACATCGCGAGCACCGATATCCGAGAGGGGGATGTAGCGAGCGCCGGGGACCAGGAACTCGATATCGCGAGCGCGGACGCCCAGGAAGCGGCGGACGCACTGCCCCGCCGCTTACGGCAGGCGAGTCTTGCCCCTCAACTTCGTGAGCGCCACTCCGCCGACGCGGGGGGCCCCACGGACGACAGGGCAGACGAGCAGCGCAGCCCCGAGCAGGTGCGCGATCGCATGACCGCCTACCGCGACGGCTGGGCACGCGGCGGCGGTCCGCGCCCTGGTGTCGTCGGTTCGGTCCCCGACATCTCAGGGCCCGTACCGGGCAGGGACAGCAGCGAAGGAGACCCCGCATGA
- a CDS encoding DUF742 domain-containing protein, which translates to MTDESTGSAPQAGSQWYDNEAGPLVRPYAMTGGRTEPGPSGVRFDLIALVTLEGDATGVGSDTTLGPEHRALIELCRAETQSVAELAAEADLPVGVVRVLLGDLLEMGFVKVSRPVPPAQLPDEKILREVIDGLRAL; encoded by the coding sequence ATGACCGACGAATCGACCGGCTCCGCGCCTCAGGCGGGCAGCCAGTGGTACGACAATGAAGCGGGGCCTCTCGTCCGGCCCTACGCGATGACAGGCGGGCGGACCGAGCCGGGGCCGAGCGGCGTGCGCTTCGACCTGATCGCGCTGGTGACACTCGAAGGCGACGCCACGGGCGTTGGGAGCGACACCACGCTCGGGCCCGAACACCGGGCGCTCATCGAACTGTGCCGTGCCGAGACACAGTCCGTCGCCGAGCTCGCAGCCGAAGCCGACCTGCCTGTGGGCGTGGTCAGGGTGCTGCTCGGCGACCTGCTGGAGATGGGCTTCGTCAAGGTCAGCCGGCCGGTACCGCCCGCACAGCTTCCCGACGAAAAGATCCTCCGAGAGGTGATTGATGGGCTCCGAGCGCTCTGA
- a CDS encoding PPOX class F420-dependent oxidoreductase yields MAQKMTDEQWRAFVSHGTRTGKLSTVRADGSPHIAPIWFLLDGEDLVFNTGKETVKGRNLARDGRVALCVDDDQPPFAYVVLHGRAELIEEIDQVRHWAARLGARYMGEDRAEEFGKRNGVPGELLVRVRIDKVLASFGVAD; encoded by the coding sequence ATGGCACAGAAGATGACCGATGAACAATGGCGGGCCTTCGTCTCGCACGGCACGCGAACCGGCAAGCTGTCGACGGTCCGGGCGGACGGCAGCCCGCACATCGCACCTATCTGGTTCCTGCTCGACGGAGAAGACCTGGTGTTCAACACCGGCAAGGAAACGGTGAAGGGCCGGAACCTCGCGCGCGACGGACGCGTGGCCTTGTGCGTGGACGACGATCAACCGCCTTTCGCCTACGTCGTCCTGCACGGCCGGGCCGAGCTGATCGAGGAGATCGACCAGGTCCGGCACTGGGCGGCCCGGCTGGGCGCGCGATACATGGGCGAGGACCGAGCCGAGGAGTTCGGTAAGCGCAACGGCGTCCCCGGTGAACTCCTGGTGCGCGTGAGGATCGACAAGGTGCTCGCGTCCTTTGGAGTCGCCGACTGA
- a CDS encoding alpha/beta fold hydrolase yields MRETRFDARGSRVRWTEVEGADPARVYVHGLGAASTVYHAHIAARPELVGRRSLFVDLPGHGISDRPADFGYTLEDHASALAAVLDESRITGAEIVGHSMGGSVAIVLAHRRPDLVSRLVLTEANLDPNPPMTAGSSGIAAYDEDGFTCGGGYARVLEEVGPTWAATMRLADPRALHRSAVGLMAGTRPTMRRMLTALTLDRVYLQGASNGELLGHDALEASGVRVVTVPGAGHNVMFDNVDAFAAAVAGRP; encoded by the coding sequence ATGCGTGAAACACGGTTCGACGCACGGGGGAGCCGGGTGCGGTGGACAGAGGTTGAGGGGGCCGACCCGGCGCGGGTGTACGTGCACGGTCTGGGCGCGGCCTCGACCGTCTATCACGCGCACATCGCCGCTAGGCCCGAACTGGTCGGCCGCCGCTCGTTGTTCGTCGACCTACCCGGTCACGGCATCAGTGACCGGCCTGCCGACTTCGGCTACACGCTCGAGGATCACGCGTCCGCGTTGGCCGCGGTCCTGGACGAGTCCCGGATTACGGGCGCGGAAATCGTCGGGCACAGCATGGGTGGGTCAGTGGCCATCGTGCTCGCGCACCGACGCCCCGACCTCGTGTCGCGGCTGGTCCTCACAGAGGCCAACCTTGATCCGAACCCGCCCATGACGGCGGGTAGCAGCGGCATTGCGGCATACGACGAGGACGGTTTCACCTGTGGCGGCGGCTACGCGCGCGTGCTGGAGGAAGTGGGCCCCACTTGGGCGGCCACCATGCGCCTCGCCGACCCCCGTGCCCTGCATCGAAGCGCGGTCGGACTCATGGCGGGGACGCGGCCCACGATGCGCCGCATGCTGACGGCGCTGACCCTGGACCGCGTCTACTTGCAGGGTGCCTCGAACGGTGAACTCCTGGGGCACGACGCCCTGGAGGCATCCGGAGTCCGAGTGGTGACCGTGCCGGGAGCGGGGCACAACGTCATGTTCGACAACGTGGACGCGTTCGCCGCTGCGGTCGCGGGCCGACCCTGA
- a CDS encoding roadblock/LC7 domain-containing protein: MGQSTGLGWLLDDLTQRMEHVRHALVLSNDGLVTGASADLKREDAEHLAAVSSGLHSLAKGSGRHFRAGNVRQTMIEFEDAVLFVTAAGDGSCLCVLSSAEADIGQVAYEMTLLVNRVGEHLGVGARQPDRTPAVDL; encoded by the coding sequence ATGGGGCAGAGCACGGGGTTGGGCTGGCTGCTGGACGACCTGACGCAGCGGATGGAGCACGTACGACACGCGCTGGTGCTGTCCAACGACGGGCTGGTGACGGGTGCGAGTGCGGACCTGAAGCGCGAGGACGCGGAGCATCTTGCCGCGGTTTCCTCGGGACTTCACAGCCTCGCCAAGGGATCAGGGCGCCACTTCCGCGCCGGGAACGTGCGTCAGACAATGATCGAGTTCGAGGACGCCGTCCTCTTCGTCACGGCGGCGGGCGACGGCAGCTGCCTCTGTGTCCTGAGCTCCGCGGAGGCCGACATCGGGCAGGTCGCCTACGAAATGACACTGCTCGTGAACCGCGTCGGCGAGCACTTGGGCGTGGGGGCCCGGCAGCCGGATCGCACGCCTGCCGTCGACCTCTGA
- a CDS encoding roadblock/LC7 domain-containing protein has translation MIQDQSIPAGRTGELDWLLDDLVLRVNEVRHAVVLSNDGLPVGASTALTREDAEHLAAVASGFHSLAKGAGRHFGAGGVRQTMVEMDDAFLFVAAAGDGSCLTVLSSVTADIGLVAYEMARLVKRVGEHLHTPARIAAQPPAAG, from the coding sequence ATGATCCAGGACCAGAGCATTCCCGCTGGGCGGACCGGTGAACTCGACTGGCTACTGGACGACCTGGTGCTGCGCGTCAACGAGGTGCGGCACGCGGTGGTCCTGTCCAACGACGGCCTACCGGTCGGCGCCTCGACCGCCCTCACCAGAGAGGACGCGGAGCATCTGGCCGCCGTCGCATCGGGATTCCACAGTCTCGCCAAGGGGGCGGGCCGCCATTTCGGGGCCGGGGGCGTGCGCCAGACCATGGTCGAGATGGACGACGCGTTCTTGTTCGTGGCGGCCGCGGGTGACGGCTCCTGCCTCACGGTCCTCAGCTCCGTGACGGCCGACATCGGCCTCGTTGCGTACGAGATGGCTCGCCTAGTCAAGCGGGTGGGCGAGCACCTCCACACCCCCGCCCGCATCGCCGCGCAACCTCCAGCAGCCGGATGA